The sequence GCGACTGGTTCCAGCGGACGGGCCGCTGGCGTCGCGCTGACCGGCGCTGCCCGGGCCGAGCCACCGCGGCTACTTGCGCCGGATGTACACCTGTTTGCGGGTGCGCGCCACCACGGTGCCGTCGGTAGCGGTGATGTCGTTGCTGAACCAGTGCAGCACCTTCTGCCCGCCCTCGGCAGCGGAGCGCAGCTCGTCGATGGTGTCCTGGCTGAGGGTGAACTCCGCAGTCACCGCGGTGCGGCCCGGCGCGAGGAACTCGATCTCGGCGCTGCGGTCCCACACCGTGTAGCCGGGCCCGAGGTTCTGTGCCACCAGGATCGTCCAGAACGGGTCGGTCATCGCGAACATCGTGCCGCCGAACTGGGTGCCGAAGTAGTTCGACGTGAGCAGATGCTTGGCCAGCCGGACCTGGACGTGCCGAAAATCCTCGGACAGGCGACGTATCCGGATCCCGCTGAACAGGAACGGTGGCCACGCGTTCATCAGTAGCCGGAGCTGCCGAGGAGACCGGGCGAGGCGCGCCAGCGCATGCTGGGTTTGCGACATGTGACTGGCCCTCCC is a genomic window of Ruania zhangjianzhongii containing:
- a CDS encoding DUF4442 domain-containing protein, which produces MSQTQHALARLARSPRQLRLLMNAWPPFLFSGIRIRRLSEDFRHVQVRLAKHLLTSNYFGTQFGGTMFAMTDPFWTILVAQNLGPGYTVWDRSAEIEFLAPGRTAVTAEFTLSQDTIDELRSAAEGGQKVLHWFSNDITATDGTVVARTRKQVYIRRK